The Carassius gibelio isolate Cgi1373 ecotype wild population from Czech Republic chromosome A1, carGib1.2-hapl.c, whole genome shotgun sequence region CTGAACGCGCGAGAGAGACTGGTTACCATAGATACACTCATCAAACTAATGTAAATATGAATCGAAGCAAGAAGTATAAACAAATTATCAGTAAGTATTCCCCTCTTCGCGGAAATGTACTTTTTCACCCACAAAGAGATATCTAGATATCCTAATGAGAcgaaaatgacaaaatataaagTGCTTAAAGGGAACTTGCAATCATTGTTACGGTTGGCTATAAAATATGgtgaattgtaaataaatgcttaaTTAATATTATACTCCTTTTCATGtctaaatattgaataaaatccTGGTTATAATAATGATATGGTTATAGTTATATGTAGGCTAGTTATTGGTATTGTTGGTATGAACGGACCTTGAATTAATTTTAACGTTACTTTTTCACGTTGTGTTGGTTGGTTTAGTGACACAGTTAATGATAAAGTTATATTTATTGTTTCTGGTTAAAAGCAAGAAATAAAATTAGTTCcaatataaatgcaattaattgcattGGGTTgatactgtaaaaacatttgagatATTCTTTTTTCAGGAATCCCACATAAAAGGAATTAATTCATAACAGGCATCAGTCAACAGGGTGAAGGAGAAGTCGAATAGCTTTACACAGAactgataaaacacacacaccgcAGAACTCTCAGTGCCACGGACATCATGGAGAAGTCTAGATTTTCAGGCAATAGTTTACCATGTGGCTTAAATTCCAGCCCTGCCATGCAAACAAGAGAAAGAGGAGGAGACCATGTTACAGACAGCAAGTCCCAAGCCACCACAAACCTTAAAGAGACAGCGTGTCTCGAGgaggaaaggaagaaagaaaataaaggcATAAAACATGAAGCAGGCTGTGCTAAACAAACCCGGAAGTGTCCATTTGAGGCCTATTTAGTAAAGTGCACACAATTAGAGAAGGAAAACCTAGAGGTTAAAAAGAAGCTTAAAAAGATGGAGAAATATTCCAGAGAATGCAAATCAGAGCGGCAAAGATTTGTGGAGAGGTTTAAAGAGtttaaaaacatcaacaaagaCCTGGACACAAGTAACAAACAACTTCTCATTAAAAACCAGCAAATGAGGCAAAGAATTACAGAGGTCTTAAAGCAGAACGGACTTCAGTCTGAAGATCTGGAGACCGTCTCGTGCGGTGAACACTGGGAGAAGCAGCAACTAAGAGAAACACTCGTTGTTCTCCAAGACCAGGGAAAGAACTTAACCGAACCAGTCAGGGAATCTCAAAGAATGAAACGGGATTCAGAAATAGTCGAAGAGAGGAAGATAACGCAGGTTCAACAGGAAAACCAGACTCTAAGAGAGAGACTGGACCACATCAGTCAGGTCATAAAAGATGCTGAAAGTAGAGCAGAGAGAGTTGAGGAGCAGCTGGATGAAGCAGAATGTTGCCTGCTCACTGTAGAGACTGAGAGGAATCTACTGCGTCAGGAAGTAAAGAGACTCCATCAGGAATATATCAGCCTTACTAACAGCATCTCACTGCAGCTGAAAGGAAACAACAAAGCTGCCGCTCTCAGGAAACCCCACCACAGCACAGCACAGTCCACCACCTCAGCATCCTATAAGTAAGACTAGTTTGATCAATATTTTGATTATGTTAACTATTTGCAAGttggctttattttttattgttttgttactAATAGCAGGAGACATAACGTGGCAGATAAAGGTTCAATTTGAAGACATACAACCAAGGAGAAATAGAAAATACCTTGGACAAATATCTGGGAATGTTACTGAGACAGctattatgcacacacacacacacacacacacacacacacacacacacacacacacatatatatatatatatatatatatatatatatatatatatatatatatatatatatatatatatatatattatcttaacAATATAGCCAGTAAAtagtaatttataaatatttataaattataaatagttttttgttattctaaattgtagtaaaatgatattaatattaataatattctttaaatacattttaaatattattgtcatGGATTCACAATTGTTTTAGCCATTCATCCTCTCTCACACAACTATTGTTTCATTTTTACTGTTaacattttactgttttactgttaacaACTAAATAAACATTCTCAAGCAATATTACAGAAAGTCGTTCAGTATATTTTTGTCATTGGATCACTTCCACATTGCGCAGTCACAGTCAGGTCAGCAGGGGGCAGTAAGAGACTGTATTTTCCCTGTGACACGAAATCAACTATGCGAGGAAGACGCGGACGTGTTATGATACGTCATCAAATATGTCAGCCTCCTGGTGACAGCAGCTGATTTTGATCATTGGTCGAGGGAATAAAAATGGTAATTAAGTTATTTTGAAACAAACTTGTAGAAAACAAACCGCTTTCTTTcataaaaccatgttaatgttgATGAGCTATGTGCTACGTTAGCCTTTTGTCAACATATGTTTCAGAGAGAATTAATGAACGGCAAGATCCATACACTCAGTTATTTCTGTCTTAAGCAGTTAATGTTGCGTGTTTTGATTTCCTCAGGTTTATTCAGAAGAGTGCGACTTTATATTTCGATTAAAAGGAATCTTGGAGTTTGCTTGCCAGCTTGACAATCCAAATGGTAACCCTCAAATTATACTtggatattttacttttattttatgaaaaaaacatttacatatacacTGGTTATGAGAAAAGTAATATATCGGTTTCCTTTTGTCAGGCGCACAAAGTAAATGCACCATATCAAAAAGTTTCCAGGATCTCCGATCCAAAGTATcatcaaaaaatacagttttcacTGTATGTAACAGTCCAGTGTTAATATGGCCTAACACTGGGTTCCAGTCAAGTGTGGAAAGCTTGACAGAAGCATCAGCATGTGGAGACATTTTGCAGTGTATAGAGTAAGTACTGTTAATTCTTTCATATCttaatgtttgtgtatgtgaAGTATTATGTAGCGTGCGTAGTCTGAATGTTAACAAAGTGTGTTTCTTTCTTGTTGCTGTTCACAGTTCAGATGATGGTGGGAGCAAGAAGTCGTCAAAAAAGAAAGATAAGAAGAAATCTGGACCTGTGAGACTCTTTGACTAGATTGAAAGGTGGTAACTGTTAACAGTCACTCTAACAGTAACTCTCTGCTGTATTTCCATCTTTATGTAGACTGTAGTGAATATGAAGCTGTTGTTTGAGGTCACAGAACCTGCCGGGAATGAAGCTCCTAGTCTCATCCGAGTGAGCACACAGCAGCATTGTGTGAAGATGCCACTGCCTTTAGACTGTGCTCTGTCTGTGACCACTGATGAGAGATTGGCAACGTGAGTGCTTTTTGGGGGGTGGCTTAGCTTGTCTTAAAAAAAAGGAAGTGTTCTTATTGCTATGAACTGAATGTCAAGATCAGGGTTGTGAAGTTCAGCacaatcattgtgtgtgtgtgtgtgtgtgtgtgtgtgatttgatcAGTGTGTGTACAGGGCTGGTGGAGGCATTAAATAAGCAGTTGGCAGACATGGAAGAGGTGGTGCTACAGTACAGAAAGGGCTCATCTTTCCTGGTGCCACAGCCATTTCACTTTCAACTGCCTGAACCTTCTGGACTCATTACTGTAGTTTACCCTGCAGGAGTGCCAGATAGCCAGCTGCAGGCCGTCAGAGAGGTAAGATATGAACAGAACAGATGTAGTAAGGTTTTCAGTAagaataatagaaaaatatatatatatttattttaatgtctccgtgtgtgtcacacacacacatgtataattattattatttagcaaggtgacattaaaataaatatacttctgtttagcaaggagacattaaaataaatatgtaaatgcaataaaaaatataataaatgctgAAATATGTTGAAAAAATTTCagtcctgaaaaaatgtattacagtcttcacaaaaatattaaacagcacaactgtctttttacattcataataatcagaaatgtttcttgagcagcagatcagcatattacaattttttttttttacaattgttaagactggaggaatgatgctgaagattcagttttgttttcacaggaataaactgcattttataacatatttggaaacagttatttaatttttttttaataatatttcacattataactgttttgctgtatttttaagtGAGCATAAGACACCTGGTCTGGTCTTTTCAAAcaattaaacatgatttaaagGAAGCACAATGTCTCAATCCTATGAATTGCTGATTATTACTGATCCACATGTGTGGTCCCTAAACCAAGTCAACTTCCTATGTGTGTAGGATCTGCACAGGAAGTTTAAATTACCATGTGACAGGCCATACCTGAGACATGCCAATGCCTTTCATTTCCCTGATGCAGCTTATAAAGACGGTTACCTCCGCAATCCCCACATACACCTGAACCCACCCAACATTGAGGATGCTAAGGTGAGACTGGAATAAAGTAATATTAAAGTGTAACGATATGAATAATTCACCAACATATGAAAATAATGTTGTCTTTCCAAGCatgctagctttttttttttttttttatctgtggaacacaaaatgagaatTTTATAGTGTGCATCATAAATGTTCCATACatcttattaaaattatatttcaatttttcTGAAGTCATATGAAAGTTATGTGTTAGAAACAGATCAAATCTTCTCTTGTACTGAAAATTTGGCTTGTTAATTACAAAATTGAGACTTTAAACCTATCTGATTGACATAATTGATGacaaatattaaagaaaatgGCTTGGGTGGTAAGTAAAGTGATGGTAACCTCTTCATTTACCTGTAAACTACCCCATTTAAAAGTGGCTGAATATGTCATGAGAACTTTTTAAAGTGAAACATCTCTTGATGCCAAAATGACATTTGAACCATGAACTATCTTGTCTTTGTCTTGTGTTTCTCTCTGTAGCTGTATCTGGTGCAGGGTGTGTACAGTTATCATCACTACATGCAGGATCACGTGGATGATAATGGCTGGGGATGTGCATATCGTTCCCTTCAGACTATTTGCTCTTGGTTTCAGCAGCAAGGATATGTGGAGACGGctgtgcccacacacacacagatccagcAGGTAAATCAAATTCTATTTTATGGGATGGTGTTTCAATTTATGCGGTCTTGTTCTATGTATTTAAGAGGAACAACCCTTGTTACAACCATACATTTGGTGCTTTTTCAGGCTCTTGTGGATGTTGGGGATAAAGAGCCACGTTTTGTGGGTTCACGTCAGTGGATTGGCTCCATCGAAGTTCAGGCTGTCCTTAACCAGCTGCTGGGGGTCACCTCAAAGATCATGTTTGTCAGGtagacaaagtgtgtgtgtgcgtgtgtgtgtgtattgatgaGTATTTTTCAGACCACTCATATTAGAGTGTTTTGAAAAACTGGACACATTCTTTTCTTCTGTATACCACTCCACACAAGTGACCATGCATTTTGGTTAAAGCTTGGAATACTCTACTCATAACTTTTaagatctgaatttttttttaaaaaatgggcATCATACACTTGCATAATTTGGAAATGATTGCAGGAAAAAAAACGCGACTAAACTAAGGATCACACAATACCAGTCACAACAATATGTAAATATCTAAATTCAGCTCAAAATCAGACATGTGGATGAAAATCATAGTCTGAAAGCTAAAACGTTTgagaaataataacatttttgaaatcTGTCAGCTCTGACTGCTTCATTGGCTCCTCAAGACTGAATATCGGGGCAAAGGTCCAGTAGTGTATTCCAGCTTTAAGCTAAACTAAAGCCGATGCAAGATTATGATGAAATAGATTTACAAGTTTCTGAATAGTTTGAATTGTAAAAATGATTGTCTTTCTGTTAAAGTCAGGGATCTGAGCTGGCCACCAAGGGCAGAGAGCTGGCCAACCACTTTCAGACTGAAGGAACTCCTGTCATGATTGGTGCGTTAACATTGTCTTTAGTGCCTCTCTTCAACTTCTTGGATAGGAGCAAGGTTTCCCCTTCAAAACATGATATTATAATGAACATCTAATCCAGCACACTTGAAGTATACAATATCATTCAAATGTTGGGCTTTGCTGTTCTTTTCCAactcttctatttttttttttcctaaaagaatgtaaaaaacaaaaacaaattattttttttgttttgatatttttgtatGTTAACAGCAATTgaaaaataaagcacattttttcaCCAGGTGGGGGAGTTCTTGCGCACACTATTCTAGGCGTAGCGTGGAGTGAGAACTCTGGTCAAATACGCTTTCTTATCTTAGACCCTCACTATACTGGTGGAGAAGACCTGCAGACCGTCACTGACAAGGTACATTTGACAAGGTCACTACTCCTAGTCAgaccttttcattttaatataaaaatactataaaattcTATTGTCTTAATGATAGCACGCTACTTTAAtaacaccaataataataatctttcatgATATTCCATTATACCCAGACACATTAGATTTGAAGTGTATTTACACTTCAGTTCAGTTAATAGTTCAGACATTAGAAACCTTTTTACATTGTGCCCGAAcggccaaaataaaaaaataaaaaaaggttttgctGCACCTAAAGTTTCTCTAATGTCATATTTCTATTGCTCTCCACATTACTTTATTATTCAGGACAGCATTGGTGAATCAATAGCTCAGTGTTTAAAGCAGGTCATTTgttaatgatgtgtgtgtgtattttcttcAGGGCTGGTGTGGATGGAAGGGGCCAGAGTTCTGGGATCAAAATGCATATTACAACCTCTGCCTTCCCCAGAGACCCAAGACCATTTGAGTCACGTGCATGACACTTACTCACTTTTATTTGTCATCTGAATTCATGGATTCACTGGAAGTCTCAATAAGTGCAAACCCACATGTCACAGAAAAGTGATTTATTACTCGCTGTCCttacaatgttttaaaatgcCTTTGACTATTTTAACATCCACTTTGAGTCACGCTAAAGGTTACGCTGATTTCAGCAACATCTTGCATGATTCTTAGTCCGGCTTCAAATGGATGATATTAATGACATCATATCCTCAAGACTGCCCAAGTTCATCATACATCATATTCACAAGATATCTTTGTACATCTACGTCAGATGAGGCTTCctgcaaattaataaaaagaaaccgCAGCTGAAACATCTTCCTCAAACAGCAAATGTTTCATTATTCATTGATTATTGCAAAGTCTCTGACTTTTCTCAGAGTGTCTTTATTAGCCAAGCCTTGCAGGAAGTCAACTGTTTTCTGTTCTGCTCATTTCCACGCTGTcataaattttgttttaaactttgtcataaaacatttcagtgaaATTAAGGCCTTTATATGACTGGTTCACAATACACATGTGATCCAAGTTAAATTTTTCTCACTTTTTCCTCCAGAAGTCTCGCCCTTTTGAGAAAATTGTCAGCCTTTTCCTTGATTCTCATCTGCTCTTGTTGGCAGGTATCACGTGCTGAGCACATTGAGCTCGGAGCAGTGCTACTGTACCAGTGTCAAGTCATTCTTCTCATACTTAAATCTGTTGAGGCTACAGTATAGGCTCAATACCAAATGTCCACTGGTAATTCAGTCTTTGAATGGCACACTGATACATCTGTTTACCATTCACTCCAGTAATggttaaacagttattttaaatttaaattctctCTCTTTATGAGACCATTCATCACCAGTCCCGTGCTTTCTTCCCATCTTGAGCACTGGAGTCTGCTCCTCTCTTCTGTCCTGCGAGAGTCCTGCTCAGCGTGTGCCGTTCAGAGAGGGATGATAATGAAGCATTCTTCAAGTCCAGTGTTCTGCGATGCATGTTCAGAAACCTCCCGCACTCATCAAACCCACAAGACCGTGCAATATCTTCAGCAGTCTGTCCAGCGTTGTTGCAAATGCTAAATGGAAAAGGAATAGTTAATTGGAGAAGTGTTCATATTCATAAAATGATTATAGTCATGACTATAATTGATGAGGTTTGCTTTAACAGGTAAACAATCAGACATTCCTGTTAAGTTTGAGCTCTTTTgaacatttgaaaatgaatgcTTGTTGCTTAATTATTTCAACAATGGTAATAAAATTAACATATAGCATAATTTCGACTTTTTCAGTATGggagttagttttttttcttctacaatGCACCATCATTCAGAAGTTTGTGGTCagccatttttaattttatacattttttttttgtggaaataatttaatgcttttattcagcaaagacagattaaattgatcaaaagtgacagtaaagacttttagactattaaaaatatatatcgattttttttttcttatgtttttgaatgattctttctattcattaaagaatctaaCAAGATATCATgttttaagcagcacagctgttttaaaGACTGATGATGGTGATAATCATTTCTGGAGGCTGGagtaattcagctttaccatcacctgaataaatgacattttataatatattaacagAATCgcttaatttaaattgtaagaatatttcacaatattattgttcttattgtatttttgataaaataaatgcagccttggtgagcattagaaatCTTAACAACCCCAAACGtgaatggtagtgtgtatataaaataaatattttacatagaaAATCTTCAtagaaaattttacatttctgtgtCTTTTGATTTGGCAAATTTTACTATCTTAActgttaataaaatattacataaaatttattgtattaatattattattttaataagattaAAAGTTGTAAAGTGAGACAAACCAACTTTGCTGAATTCATAAGATCCTTTGCTAATATTTGGTCTCGTTTGGACTATTTAAGTGacaccaaaaaataataatagtaataaaaaaatgttgaaatgccAGAAAATGATATTGAGAAcatgagaaaaatatatattaaactgtaGCCACTGAAAACAATATTCTCAAGAAAAAGAGAAGTTAAAATGTTACACTTACTAAAAGTTATGAAAAATATGATTTCCAACCAAtatgttataaaattatatagagaCATTAAATGTACAGCAGAAAATAAGTACATGTATTTAGAAGTTTCTCTCTGTCAAACAAAAGCTTGAAACAGGAACTATCAAACCAGCCACTTACTCGAAATGTGCGTCACTTGCCATCAGCACACTGATGCACTCCAAACTGCCCGCTCTGGCTGCTTTATGCATGGGTGTCTCTCCACTCGCATCCTTaagaaaaatcacacacacacacacacacaaaacgtaaaaaaaaaatgcaaaaggcCTGGGAAAACGCATTAACTGACAGGAATGTAATCAATTTCAATAGAAACTCAAGTATCTATTGCTTAACGGAGGTAAAGCTTTAAGAGACTTTGTACCTGCTGGTTTGCATCAGCACCGGTCtgcagcagccaaagcaagcagaAGGCCTGACCTCCGCACGCCGCGAGATGCGCTGGAGACTGTCCGGGACCATTCAGACCTCCATTCACCGCGAACCCGCTTTCAAACAGACTACTCATGCAGTCCAGCTGAATGGACACACAATGAAACACAAACAACATTTCAACTTAAATACATTGTTTTCTACAAGTTTTAAAGCGCCTTTGGATAAATATTAGGGCTAtggcttttgtttttaaatgattgaaACACTTTTTGTTGTTACTTGGTTAAACATGATTTTGAATTTTCATACACATAATAGTTTCAATGAAATAAATTGTCTTACCGACTCTGTCTCAAGCAGAAACATAGCTGATGTCTGGTTAATGCCGTATAAAAATTTGACTGAGCGTGACACAGTCCAGTCCGCTGTTGATCTGAAGTGTTCTGCAATCAAACAAGCGCACACAGATCCACGTGAAATTACAACGAAAAAGCAGCACAAGGCCACGTTGTTCTATGACACAGACCAATCAGGATCAAGAATGGGAAAGCGTTGTCACGTGACTCTGCATCTATCTTTCAGCTTGCGAAACAAGCTGTGCAGTTCCACACGTACGCACTTTTGCATCAATTCACACTTTTACTCTGAGCTACTCTGCTTTAATATGTGAATTTgacataataaattatttacattacgGTCTTCCGAAAAGACGgaaaataagtcttttttgagaagaaaaaataaataaattggtaatTTGAAGTTGAAATGGGTTGGTCAGGGATAACCACTGTGGCACAGTTCTGCATCGTCCTTTACTTGGTCATGGACaagattttatgcatttattctaATAGCAGAGGATGTTGAACTTGCAAGTCCGTCCTTGCATGTGGATGATGGATCTCATGCCACTTGTGCCAAGCAAACATGAAACAGGCTTTTAGGGACTAAGCTGCACGCACACAATCTAGCAGAAAGCCAGCCTTTAAGACTGAGCTGGCAGCAGCAACATGCACACTTGTCACGTACTGCGATATAATATAACAGACAAAAGCCATGCTTGTTTATCAGCTTGATAAATCATTTTGAAACAGATTGTAACAATGCAGCTCAAACCGTTAGAGATGCTTGAATTGTTTAACTAAAGTCATGTTTGCTTATTAAaatggttgaattggatcatcaGTGTAGATGCGTTATGCGTAGACAAATTAACTGACACTTTGTAGAACTGAGGTCACGCTTTATTCACACATCACGCTCCCCCCCCAGAGTTTCGCCCATAACAGCAACAGGAAAGACAACGATTAAAAACAGCTCTTTATTAAATCTTGAAACCCCATTGATAGCAATAAGAATAACAGGTTTATTACGgcttatgaaaatatttttcttactGATTgattgtcgtttttttttttaaatcctttgaTATTGTTTCTCAGTGCAGTgctgttttgtattgttttctttttgtcttgcaataataaaaaaaaaataaaaaaaataacaagcaaCCATAAATATAAtctacattcatttttaaattatcttAATTGCATCATTGCAATATATCTGGCCAGGCAAATAATGACCCAAAGACCCGAAGAGAAATAAATACAGCAGCTctcttctcatttttttttttttttttttagcgcgCCAAACTATTTGAGGAAATGACGTCACCTGGTGGTTACAGTATCTAACGAGCCCACACACTTCTCTGTGCAGGATGCTGGACAGCTGAAAAAGCCTGTTTTGACTCGTATCTTCAGCCTTTATCTTACTGAACAGTATTTGGAGATAATCAGCGAAATAAAATGAAGTACGTCAGCTGGAGATTTAGTCTGACAGTATCGCGGTCCCGCATGTTTTTGGTGTGAATGTCTAAAGGTAGGCAGTGCTAGTGCTAACTAACTAACGTAACATACGTGAGCTGAATGAGTTTGCGTTGGCGTGCTTGAGTTTTGCGTATGAAACGTTACATTTATTGTCTAATCTCTACtgcatttaaatatgcatattaaaCGTAGCAGAGTTTGCTAGTCTTGCTAGCTTGCTAACGTTAGTTGTTGTATCTCTGTGGAAGGATGGATTGCTAAGCAGCTTGTTAAAGTTTTTGTCATGGAAACAAGTCCCATGTGTGTATCATGAGCATGTTCAGGGGCCTGTTtcacaaaacaagttttaagccaggcttatttcagttagtctggcTTATTTTGAACCAAATTAACGGACaataagtcagactaactgaaGTAAACCTGgtttatttggtaaacttgttttatgaagcAGGCCTCAGGTACACCAACACTCTTATCTCTGTAAGTGTTCATTGAACTTTTCATTGTAACTCAGGATCttcattgtattgtttttttttttgtttttgttttttaatgccggtgttacggtttaactggttaccgtgttatctggtgaccaacttcctgtttaggtctccgctgcagatgtgctggaacgacaGCAGCAGATTCGCCGATTGTGAAAGCACGAACTGACGTGATATTAAGTgcctaataaacgcagacttgctcattgcatgattttgatattcttgcagagctaacaagttataggtatgatcgaccgtagcggctgaagtaagtaggataaacaaaaaaataaaataaagtaaatctgtgagggcacgggtttcgaacacgcgctaaaagaCGACGCGCCGCGAGACAACACTCACGAATCACCGAGCCATCGATCTTGACgtaatcagctccagatctctgtaTTCAACACAGGACTCTCGGCGTCACATCGTGACACTGGCTGAATCAAGGAAttgtgaccgtgttaacttgtgacctctgtttgcaagccaaaatccaattttactgttgctataaattaacaattccagccaaagcgcttctaatgctgctaaatgatttgaTACGATCTGAAAAATTACTCATCGTCAAAAATTACGAAccccattaatgtaaacatgcataacagcccaacgtttaagtagcttagttccattggttcattggcaaaacacattcttacagTGGCAGGCTGCCCACATACACTTCTTGGCTATGAACTGCAAAACTAGATGTACAGAATGCATCATTTCACT contains the following coding sequences:
- the ankrd37 gene encoding ankyrin repeat domain-containing protein 37 → MFLLETESLDCMSSLFESGFAVNGGLNGPGQSPAHLAACGGQAFCLLWLLQTGADANQQDASGETPMHKAARAGSLECISVLMASDAHFDICNNAGQTAEDIARSCGFDECGRFLNMHRRTLDLKNASLSSLSERHTLSRTLAGQKRGADSSAQDGKKARDW
- the ufsp2 gene encoding ufm1-specific protease 2; translated protein: MVYSEECDFIFRLKGILEFACQLDNPNGAQSKCTISKSFQDLRSKVSSKNTVFTVCNSPVLIWPNTGFQSSVESLTEASACGDILQCIDSDDGGSKKSSKKKDKKKSGPTVVNMKLLFEVTEPAGNEAPSLIRVSTQQHCVKMPLPLDCALSVTTDERLATVCTGLVEALNKQLADMEEVVLQYRKGSSFLVPQPFHFQLPEPSGLITVVYPAGVPDSQLQAVREDLHRKFKLPCDRPYLRHANAFHFPDAAYKDGYLRNPHIHLNPPNIEDAKLYLVQGVYSYHHYMQDHVDDNGWGCAYRSLQTICSWFQQQGYVETAVPTHTQIQQALVDVGDKEPRFVGSRQWIGSIEVQAVLNQLLGVTSKIMFVSQGSELATKGRELANHFQTEGTPVMIGGGVLAHTILGVAWSENSGQIRFLILDPHYTGGEDLQTVTDKGWCGWKGPEFWDQNAYYNLCLPQRPKTI
- the si:dkey-256e7.8 gene encoding cilia- and flagella-associated protein 157; this encodes MEKSRFSGNSLPCGLNSSPAMQTRERGGDHVTDSKSQATTNLKETACLEEERKKENKGIKHEAGCAKQTRKCPFEAYLVKCTQLEKENLEVKKKLKKMEKYSRECKSERQRFVERFKEFKNINKDLDTSNKQLLIKNQQMRQRITEVLKQNGLQSEDLETVSCGEHWEKQQLRETLVVLQDQGKNLTEPVRESQRMKRDSEIVEERKITQVQQENQTLRERLDHISQVIKDAESRAERVEEQLDEAECCLLTVETERNLLRQEVKRLHQEYISLTNSISLQLKGNNKAAALRKPHHSTAQSTTSASYK